One Candidatus Hydrogenedentota bacterium DNA segment encodes these proteins:
- a CDS encoding right-handed parallel beta-helix repeat-containing protein translates to MKSAAVVGLCLFALCCVADEPALVVYVAPNGNDAWSGTAQAPNAENSDGPVATLERARDLLRDIRPRARLKPGRIEVRVLPGTYERTASFDLSAQDGGSEQSPVVYTAYGDGASVLSGGRALSAPVPLGEDIARRLPSDDARGKVRQYDLKTAGISDYGTLKRIGFGLGAGIAPLEVFADGEPLTLARWPNDDWAKIAAVPAGKDGGKFTYDGDRPKNWTIHDDIWVHGYWTWDWADSSERVASINLETKEIATVPPHGVYGYKEGARYFVLNVLEELDRPGEYFVDRAAGMLYVWPPNDDDVLNVSLAEQPIFKIEGASHLAIRGFAIEFTRGEGAVVQNSNHVRFENCTFANLGDSGISIGGGTDNGVANCVMYNLGAGGVSISGGDRATLTPARLFADNNEIHDFGRRARTYTAAVHVNGVGNTVTHNLIYNAPHMAIGLGGNDHIIEYNEIHHVCMETHDAGAFYMGRDWTQRGNIVRYNFMHELGHGDVQAVYLDDWTSGVMVYGNICQGARRGVLVGGGRDNTIENNIFIDCGTGVHIDQRGIGWAKNYFNGETTTLFDRMKDVNGDLPPYTDKYPELKTLLTDEPALAKGNKVVRNINVGSNWLDLTDGLTEETPYLEIKDNFTEGDPGFVDAAKLDFTLKPDSPVIALGFKPIPIEKIGRKN, encoded by the coding sequence ATGAAATCTGCCGCAGTTGTTGGGCTTTGTCTTTTTGCATTGTGTTGTGTGGCCGATGAACCGGCGCTCGTGGTCTACGTAGCGCCGAATGGAAACGATGCGTGGTCCGGAACGGCGCAGGCGCCAAATGCCGAGAATTCCGACGGCCCTGTCGCCACGCTCGAACGCGCCCGCGACCTCCTTCGCGACATTCGCCCGCGCGCGCGGCTGAAACCGGGACGGATCGAGGTCCGGGTGCTTCCGGGAACGTATGAGCGCACGGCATCGTTCGACCTGAGTGCGCAGGATGGCGGGTCGGAACAGTCGCCAGTTGTGTACACGGCCTACGGCGACGGCGCTTCAGTCCTTTCCGGGGGCCGCGCACTTTCCGCGCCGGTGCCTCTTGGCGAGGACATTGCGCGGCGACTGCCCTCCGACGATGCGCGCGGAAAAGTGCGCCAATACGATTTGAAAACTGCCGGGATTTCGGACTACGGCACGCTCAAGCGGATCGGCTTCGGTCTTGGCGCGGGCATTGCCCCGCTCGAAGTGTTCGCGGACGGTGAGCCCCTCACGCTTGCACGGTGGCCTAACGACGACTGGGCGAAGATCGCCGCTGTGCCCGCGGGAAAAGACGGCGGCAAGTTCACCTACGATGGCGATCGCCCCAAGAATTGGACGATTCACGACGACATCTGGGTGCATGGGTATTGGACCTGGGACTGGGCGGATTCGAGCGAGAGAGTCGCGTCAATCAATCTGGAAACGAAAGAAATCGCGACCGTCCCTCCGCACGGTGTCTACGGATATAAAGAAGGCGCGCGCTACTTTGTCCTGAACGTTCTCGAAGAACTGGATAGGCCCGGCGAGTACTTCGTTGATCGTGCGGCGGGCATGCTCTATGTCTGGCCTCCCAACGATGACGACGTGTTAAACGTCTCCCTCGCCGAGCAACCCATCTTCAAAATCGAGGGCGCGAGCCACCTCGCCATTCGCGGCTTCGCGATCGAGTTTACGCGGGGCGAGGGTGCGGTGGTGCAAAACAGCAACCACGTGCGGTTCGAGAATTGCACCTTTGCGAATCTCGGCGACTCGGGCATCAGTATTGGCGGCGGCACGGACAACGGCGTGGCGAATTGCGTGATGTACAACCTCGGCGCGGGCGGCGTCTCGATCTCCGGCGGCGACCGCGCCACGCTGACGCCCGCGCGGCTCTTCGCCGACAACAACGAAATTCACGACTTCGGGCGCCGCGCGCGCACCTACACGGCCGCCGTCCACGTGAACGGCGTGGGCAATACCGTCACGCACAACCTCATCTACAACGCGCCGCACATGGCCATTGGCCTTGGCGGAAACGATCACATCATCGAGTACAACGAAATTCACCACGTCTGCATGGAAACGCACGACGCGGGCGCGTTCTACATGGGCCGCGACTGGACGCAGCGCGGAAACATCGTCCGATACAACTTCATGCACGAATTGGGCCACGGCGACGTGCAGGCCGTCTACCTCGACGACTGGACCAGCGGCGTCATGGTCTACGGAAACATCTGCCAAGGCGCGCGGCGCGGCGTCCTCGTCGGCGGCGGACGCGACAACACGATCGAGAACAACATCTTCATCGACTGCGGCACAGGCGTACACATCGATCAGCGCGGGATCGGCTGGGCGAAGAATTACTTCAACGGCGAAACCACGACGCTCTTCGACCGCATGAAGGACGTCAACGGCGATCTGCCTCCCTACACCGACAAGTACCCCGAACTAAAAACGCTCCTGACCGACGAACCCGCCCTCGCCAAAGGGAACAAAGTCGTTCGCAACATCAACGTCGGCTCCAACTGGCTCGATCTCACCGACGGCCTCACCGAAGAAACGCCCTACCTCGAAATCAAGGACAACTTCACCGAAGGCGACCCCGGGTTCGTAGACGCTGCGAAACTCGACTTCACGCTCAAACCGGATTCGCCCGTCATCGCGCTCGGTTTCAAACCGATTCCGATTGAGAAGATCGGCCGCAAGAACTAA
- the recQ gene encoding DNA helicase RecQ has product MNERAVLIKTLKRYWGYDTLRPLQGDAIACALDGRDSVVVLPTGGGKSLCFQLPALVRPGMAIVVSPLISLMKDQVDALKGNGAPAECIHSGMTLGEKQAVDRAIRSGAVKLLYVSPERLVQPQFIEYVRAFGVSFIAIDEAHCISHWGHDFRPEYRQLRVLRDAFPGVALHAFTATATPQVRRDIIVELALKDPHIIVGSFDRPNLVYRSVRREALITQVRTVIDNRAGDSGLIYSISRKSVDDLCASLRGLGYKALPYHAGMTDADRKRNQEAFSRDEASIIVATVAFGMGIDKSNVRYVIHAGLPKSIEHYQQETGRAGRDGLESECWLFYSYADFMLWKNIIEKENGEGAAVALAKLEDMLQFAKRHQCRRRAVLAYFGERYEKSNCGACDVCLDDTEADAQSADIARTILGCVRQIGDYAGPTFTMQVLAGSKEDRVVSSRASRSPSYGALRNDTEATIRNWIEQLVDQGYLVKSGQYNILSEGPRAANDPELAGARLTTAAKPAARLRKQAAKPGHPVDRELFERLRVLRKCIADERSVAAFLILSDVSLNDMAVKKPVTLAALRNVSGLGERKAKDFGSMFVAAIREFCEARGIEGGQTAALPARAPKPAKLNSQDAANRLFAQRRSIEDVCEAMQRARTTVEAYLAVYVDSAGISDPEPWASVETLERVRAAAADSEDGRLKPIFDKLNGEVPYLQIRVCLACIRNGG; this is encoded by the coding sequence GTGAATGAGCGCGCCGTGTTGATCAAAACGCTAAAACGCTACTGGGGCTACGACACGCTGCGCCCGTTGCAGGGCGACGCGATTGCGTGCGCGCTCGACGGGCGCGACTCGGTCGTAGTGCTGCCGACGGGTGGCGGCAAATCGCTTTGTTTCCAGTTGCCGGCGTTGGTGCGTCCGGGCATGGCGATTGTCGTGTCGCCGTTGATTTCGTTGATGAAGGACCAAGTCGACGCGTTGAAGGGGAATGGCGCGCCGGCGGAGTGCATTCACAGCGGCATGACGCTGGGCGAGAAGCAGGCGGTCGATCGCGCGATACGCTCGGGCGCGGTGAAACTGCTGTACGTGTCGCCGGAACGGCTGGTGCAACCTCAATTCATCGAATACGTCCGGGCGTTCGGCGTGTCGTTCATTGCGATCGACGAGGCGCATTGCATCAGTCATTGGGGCCACGACTTTCGTCCGGAGTACCGTCAACTGCGCGTGCTGCGCGACGCGTTTCCGGGCGTGGCGCTTCATGCATTCACCGCGACGGCGACACCGCAGGTACGCCGGGACATCATTGTCGAACTCGCACTGAAAGACCCGCACATCATCGTGGGGTCATTCGATCGGCCAAACCTCGTGTATCGTTCGGTGCGGCGCGAGGCTTTGATCACGCAGGTGCGCACCGTGATCGACAACCGCGCCGGCGACTCGGGCCTGATTTATTCCATCAGCCGCAAGAGCGTCGACGATCTGTGCGCGAGCCTGCGCGGGCTCGGGTACAAGGCGCTGCCGTATCACGCGGGGATGACCGATGCGGACCGCAAGCGCAATCAGGAGGCGTTCTCGCGCGACGAGGCGAGCATTATCGTCGCGACGGTCGCGTTCGGCATGGGGATCGACAAGTCGAATGTGCGGTACGTAATTCATGCGGGCCTGCCGAAATCCATCGAGCATTATCAACAAGAGACGGGCCGCGCCGGGCGCGACGGTCTCGAATCGGAATGCTGGCTGTTCTATTCGTACGCAGATTTCATGCTGTGGAAGAACATCATCGAAAAGGAAAACGGCGAAGGCGCGGCAGTGGCGCTGGCGAAGCTGGAGGATATGCTGCAGTTCGCCAAACGCCATCAATGCCGCAGACGAGCCGTGCTCGCGTATTTTGGCGAACGGTACGAGAAGTCGAATTGCGGCGCGTGCGACGTGTGCCTCGACGACACCGAGGCGGACGCACAGTCCGCGGACATTGCACGGACGATTCTCGGTTGCGTACGGCAGATCGGGGATTACGCGGGGCCGACGTTCACAATGCAGGTGCTTGCGGGGTCGAAGGAGGATCGCGTGGTGTCCAGCCGTGCGTCGCGGTCGCCGTCGTATGGTGCGCTGCGCAACGATACGGAAGCGACGATACGCAACTGGATCGAACAATTGGTGGACCAGGGCTACCTCGTCAAGTCTGGGCAGTACAATATTTTGAGCGAAGGACCGCGCGCGGCCAATGACCCGGAGCTTGCAGGTGCGCGGTTGACAACGGCTGCCAAGCCCGCGGCGCGCCTCCGCAAGCAGGCGGCGAAGCCGGGGCATCCGGTCGATCGCGAGTTGTTCGAGCGGTTGCGCGTGTTGCGCAAGTGCATCGCCGACGAACGGAGTGTCGCGGCGTTTCTCATTCTGAGCGATGTGTCGCTGAACGACATGGCCGTGAAGAAACCCGTCACGCTCGCGGCATTGCGCAATGTGAGTGGCCTCGGCGAGCGCAAGGCCAAGGATTTTGGGTCGATGTTTGTCGCGGCGATTCGAGAGTTTTGCGAGGCGCGGGGAATCGAGGGAGGCCAAACCGCTGCGCTGCCGGCGCGTGCGCCAAAGCCGGCGAAGCTGAATTCACAGGACGCCGCGAACAGGCTGTTCGCCCAACGGCGGAGTATCGAGGACGTATGCGAGGCGATGCAGCGCGCGCGGACGACCGTCGAGGCCTACCTTGCCGTGTACGTGGACTCGGCCGGGATTTCCGACCCCGAACCGTGGGCCAGCGTCGAGACGCTCGAGCGCGTACGCGCGGCCGCGGCGGACTCGGAGGACGGACGGCTCAAACCGATTTTCGACAAGCTGAACGGGGAGGTGCCGTACCTGCAGATTCGGGTATGTCTGGCGTGCATCCGGAACGGCGGTTGA
- a CDS encoding DUF2920 family protein has product MLAEIVVAWICVSAFPPLPVHDDTVTLPAQNWEFAPGPREIAVYIHYPGGGLRNVNPSTGLMLCLHNWGGSGSDGAPNPAQVADRYDVIAIGVDYLQSGKWDPAAGLPYDFGYLQALDALRALHYVFQSLDDAKTPFARGRIYATGGSGGGNVALMANKLAPRTFACVVDISGMARLTDDIAFGLPGGSELNAGYSRDPNSIAYLARHAQELRDIGNPQHLADTARLRTHTKVVIVHGADDAVCPAEDAVRMAKNFESAGVSVDLRVITQDDIDGDAITGTGHALGDRTKLLFRFGDSYMRPESKHMRAIGGKTDFELRDVVRLSVTGGTYTIDYAEGYPVSRFNPSKANGE; this is encoded by the coding sequence ATGCTGGCCGAGATCGTCGTCGCGTGGATTTGCGTGAGCGCCTTTCCGCCATTGCCCGTCCACGACGATACAGTTACGTTGCCCGCGCAGAATTGGGAATTCGCGCCCGGCCCGCGTGAGATTGCGGTTTACATTCACTATCCCGGCGGTGGTCTCCGGAATGTAAATCCGTCGACCGGCTTGATGCTTTGCCTGCACAATTGGGGCGGCAGTGGATCGGATGGCGCGCCGAATCCTGCGCAGGTTGCGGATCGGTACGATGTGATCGCGATCGGTGTGGATTATCTGCAGAGCGGGAAGTGGGACCCGGCGGCAGGCTTGCCGTACGACTTCGGCTATCTGCAGGCGCTCGACGCGTTGCGCGCGCTGCACTACGTGTTCCAGTCGCTCGACGACGCCAAGACGCCGTTCGCGCGCGGGCGCATCTACGCGACGGGCGGGTCCGGCGGCGGCAACGTGGCGTTGATGGCGAACAAACTTGCGCCGCGGACGTTCGCGTGCGTGGTGGACATTAGCGGCATGGCGAGACTGACCGACGACATAGCGTTTGGACTGCCGGGCGGAAGCGAACTGAACGCGGGGTACTCGCGCGACCCGAACTCGATCGCGTACCTCGCCCGGCACGCTCAAGAACTGCGCGACATCGGAAATCCACAGCACCTCGCTGATACGGCGCGACTACGGACCCATACAAAGGTAGTCATCGTGCATGGCGCGGACGATGCGGTTTGTCCGGCGGAAGACGCCGTTCGAATGGCGAAGAACTTCGAGAGCGCCGGCGTGAGCGTCGATCTGCGCGTCATAACGCAAGACGATATTGATGGTGATGCAATCACGGGCACGGGCCATGCACTGGGCGATCGCACGAAACTGTTGTTCCGGTTTGGCGATTCATACATGCGTCCCGAATCGAAGCACATGCGCGCGATAGGGGGAAAAACGGACTTTGAACTTCGCGACGTTGTGCGGCTCTCAGTGACAGGCGGCACATACACGATCGATTATGCCGAGGGGTATCCGGTCTCCCGGTTTAATCCGTCGAAGGCTAACGGTGAATGA